Proteins from a genomic interval of Xiphias gladius isolate SHS-SW01 ecotype Sanya breed wild chromosome 23, ASM1685928v1, whole genome shotgun sequence:
- the LOC120785064 gene encoding cytokine-dependent hematopoietic cell linker isoform X2, with amino-acid sequence MQGSSKVIISSEPFFTLQALLMMYIFFTGNSNILPRCPPREIQHTIGPAVNRDLKPGRTKTRFDKRSTLVPPGDQRSHRCSPSPPPSTLELVNRVPGWTLHKPSRSDGQEKGKKAEFSHAIGLQNVESLSAPHTNHRHSLDLETHSIEIRSQQNLERVPSKRHHHEWPQTKEDFDQHDFVPKEKPQQTYCEEDWYVGACNRADAEHALHLVNKDGAFLVRDCSIYTNSEPLVLVVYHEKKVYNVKIQFIESTCKYALGTRQQSKDMFDSVADIIKFHTIFPITFISGRNIPGNKYPENCVLTCPVTKRDVDLLLQ; translated from the exons ATGCAG GGATCTTCCAAGGTCATTATCAGCTCAGAGCCTTTCTTCACTCTCCAGG CACTTCTGatgatgtatattttttttact ggTAACTCCAACATCCTCCCTAGATGTCCACCCAGAGAAATCCAACATACTATAG ggCCTGCTGTAAACAGAGATCTGAAACCTGGCAGAACAAAGACCAGATTCG ATAAGAGGTCCACGCTTGTACCGCCAGGAGACCAG CGCTCACACAG gtgctctccatctcctccaccgTCTACCCTGGAGTTAGTGAATCGCGTGCCTGGATGGACTCTACACAAACCCAGCAGGAGCGA tggacaagagaagggaaaaaaa GCAGAATTCTCACATGCCATAG GCCTACAGAATGTGGAAAGTTTGTCAGCGCCCCATACCAATCACAGACATTCTTTGGATTTGGAAACTCATAGTATAGAAATAAG GTCACAACAAAATCTAG AAAGGGTGCCATCCAAACGTCATCACCATGAGTGGCCTCAAACCAAAGAAGACTTTGACCAACATGACTTTGTTCCAAAGGAAAAGCCTCAACAG ACCTATTGTGAAGAAGACTGGTATGTTGGGGCTTGTAATCGAGCAGATGCTGAGCACGCCTTACACCTGGTGAACAAG GATGGGGCATTTTTGGTACGAGACTGCTCCATTTACACCAACAGCGAGCCATTGGTACTGGTTGTGTATCATGAGAAGAAGgtttacaatgtaaaaattcaGTTCATCGAGAGCACCTGCAAGTACGCCCTGGGAACAAGACAACAATCAAAGGAT ATGTTTGACTCTGTGGCAGACATCATCAAGTTTCACACCATATTCCCAATAACATTCATCAGTGGGAGAAATATACCTGGAAACAAATACCCAGAAAACTGTGTGCTGACATGTCCAGTAACAAAGAGGGATGTTGACCTCCTCCTGCAATAA
- the LOC120785064 gene encoding cytokine-dependent hematopoietic cell linker isoform X1, whose translation MQFLQCHRSMKVVYCSLNISNMKKLQFFCQQDRNTAGRNRNQRCGNYNSVMESDYDVVNDQEEVLNVCILPARPLNEEREYADRDLPRSLSAQSLSSLSRGNSNILPRCPPREIQHTIGPAVNRDLKPGRTKTRFDKRSTLVPPGDQRSHRCSPSPPPSTLELVNRVPGWTLHKPSRSDGQEKGKKAEFSHAIGLQNVESLSAPHTNHRHSLDLETHSIEIRSQQNLERVPSKRHHHEWPQTKEDFDQHDFVPKEKPQQTYCEEDWYVGACNRADAEHALHLVNKDGAFLVRDCSIYTNSEPLVLVVYHEKKVYNVKIQFIESTCKYALGTRQQSKDMFDSVADIIKFHTIFPITFISGRNIPGNKYPENCVLTCPVTKRDVDLLLQ comes from the exons ATGCAGTTTTTACAATGTCACAGGTCTATGAAGGTTGTCTATTGTTCGCTTAATATTTCCAACATGAAGAAGCTgcaatttttctgtcaacaggATCGCAACACAGCAGGCAGAAACAGAAATCAAAGATGTGGTAACTACAACAGCGTCATGGAGTCTGATTACGACGTGGTGAATGACCAGGAGGAAGTGCTGAATGTGTGCATACTTCCTGCAAGGCCCTTAAACGAAGAAAGAGAGTATGCAG ACAGGGATCTTCCAAGGTCATTATCAGCTCAGAGCCTTTCTTCACTCTCCAGG ggTAACTCCAACATCCTCCCTAGATGTCCACCCAGAGAAATCCAACATACTATAG ggCCTGCTGTAAACAGAGATCTGAAACCTGGCAGAACAAAGACCAGATTCG ATAAGAGGTCCACGCTTGTACCGCCAGGAGACCAG CGCTCACACAG gtgctctccatctcctccaccgTCTACCCTGGAGTTAGTGAATCGCGTGCCTGGATGGACTCTACACAAACCCAGCAGGAGCGA tggacaagagaagggaaaaaaa GCAGAATTCTCACATGCCATAG GCCTACAGAATGTGGAAAGTTTGTCAGCGCCCCATACCAATCACAGACATTCTTTGGATTTGGAAACTCATAGTATAGAAATAAG GTCACAACAAAATCTAG AAAGGGTGCCATCCAAACGTCATCACCATGAGTGGCCTCAAACCAAAGAAGACTTTGACCAACATGACTTTGTTCCAAAGGAAAAGCCTCAACAG ACCTATTGTGAAGAAGACTGGTATGTTGGGGCTTGTAATCGAGCAGATGCTGAGCACGCCTTACACCTGGTGAACAAG GATGGGGCATTTTTGGTACGAGACTGCTCCATTTACACCAACAGCGAGCCATTGGTACTGGTTGTGTATCATGAGAAGAAGgtttacaatgtaaaaattcaGTTCATCGAGAGCACCTGCAAGTACGCCCTGGGAACAAGACAACAATCAAAGGAT ATGTTTGACTCTGTGGCAGACATCATCAAGTTTCACACCATATTCCCAATAACATTCATCAGTGGGAGAAATATACCTGGAAACAAATACCCAGAAAACTGTGTGCTGACATGTCCAGTAACAAAGAGGGATGTTGACCTCCTCCTGCAATAA